DNA sequence from the Desulfovulcanus ferrireducens genome:
AAATATGTTAAAGTTTAATTTCGATGCCTCAAGTTTAAAAAGAGCAGTGGAAGGATTGTTACAAAAGGATATGATCGACCATTCAAATGGAAAATTTTACTTACAAGATCCACTTTTTGAATATTGGCTAAAAAAAACAAATTGAGAAGGCCAGTGGTTATTTTAACCGCAGACGCACGCAGACCTTTTTGTTCGGCAGACTTTGCCGAACAAAAGACTGACGGCCCAAAGGTCCGTTATTAAACTTAACTTAACAAGCATCATTTTACGGACCTACTAGTAAACCGTATCTAATACGATAAAAGCCGAAACCTAAATTTTCCCTTTACGGCCTAAAAGGCCGGGACAAGTAGTGCGACCGGCAAGTCGCCGGTTGCTCTTGTCTGCGTCCGTCTGCGTGGGTCTGCGGTTAAAAAGCTTCTATAAATAGCAAGTGTAGCTATCGGATGCACCTCAAATAACCAAGTTAGGAAAGAATAAAGCCTAGCTTAATTTTGTATATGATTCTGTCTCAACTTAAAGAACAAATTAATTTTTCGTCATGGCGAGACCTCTTAGGTATTTCATACCGGGAAATGTTTGGCATATAACTCATAGGTGCCATAATAGAGATTTTTTGTTGAGATATGCTTTTTTTCGAAGATATTGGGTTAAGTGGTTGTTTGAGGGTGCTAATCGTTATGAAGTGGCAGTGTTAAATTTTATGGTTACATCAAATCACATTCATTTGCTGCTACTTGCACCGGAAAGTATGGATGGTATTCCTCATTTAATGCAACTTGTGGCAGGAAGAACTGGTCAAGAGTATAATAAGCGCAAACATAGAAAAGGAGCGTTTTGGGAGAAGCGCTATCATGCAACAGCAGTACAGAGGGATGAACATTTAGTGAGATGTTTGCTGTATATGGATCTGAATATGTGCAGGGCAAAAGTAGTAAATCATCCGGGAGAGTGGAAAGATTGTGGTTATCATGAGATTGTGAAACCAAAGCAAAGGTATAAGATAATATCTCGAAAAGACTTGGCGGAGCTGTTAAATATAGGCGAGGAGATACTAAGCGATCAGTATAAACTGTGGATAGATGAAGCATTACGCAAGGGAAGTTTGGTGCGTGATGATATCTGGACAACGCAACCTGCAGTTGGTAATGAAGCATATGTTAATGAAATAAAGAGTAAATTAGGGTATTTTGTTAAAGGATTGAGTGCAAAAGAGACCAGGGAATGTGTGTTAAAAGAGGAACCAGCAGAATATGGGAAGGAGTGCTTTAAAGAAGATAATACGCTTGAGTGGGATATATTTCCAGAACTTTGAAGGCAACGAGCTCTAAGGTAATTAGAGTTAGTTTTTGCCCTATTTTTGTAATAGATAGTAAGTCTGTGATTTATCAAAAAATTAGGGTAAATTGTTTGTTATATTAAGTGGTTAGGTTAATTTTTGTTCGATTTAGAGAGAAAAAAATGTATCTAACGGGTGAAAATAGGCATTTTTTGAGGCAAAAAGTAAATTATTTCAGTCAGTTAGAGGGGTCAGACCCCAATCCGAGACAGACCCCAATCCGAGACCCCAATCCGACAAAGACCCCAATCCGACAATCCGCATTATTGTGCGTTTATGAAGGGGGGATGGCGTCCTGAAGCAAATGATAAAGTTATATAAAAGCTATCAATGCTCTATTGTGGCAATTGAAGAAGTGTCTCAAGATCAAACGTAAATACGGTATTATAGATGGCAGGGAGATAGAAGATGGGGTGTACCTGGTCTCCAGAATGGTTGAAAAGCCAGAACCATTTCAGTTAGATGGGTCAGACTCCAATGCTTTGCCAAAAGATAGTGGGTATATATCTATATAAAAAAATCACAGGCAAAAATGTTATTTGAAGAGAAAGTATAATGAAAATATTAGCCAGTATAGTAAAAAACGGACATGCAAATGAAAAATAATTCAACCTCAAACATTCAACATTCAACATTAAATATAGTCTGGCATAATGGCTATGTTAAGCGTGCTGATAGAAATCGTTTGAACAAGCATAAAAGCGGCCTGATCTGGTTTACTGGCCTTTCAGCCTCTGGCAAATCAACCATTGCCCACTTGGTGGAAAAGAAACTCCATGAGCAAGGAATAAGAACTTATGTGCTTGATGGCGATAATGTTCGCCATGGTCTTAATGTTGATCTTGGGTTTAGCCGTGAGGATAGAAAAGAAAACCTACGGCGTATTGTTGAAGTGTGCAAGCTCATGGTTGATGCAGGTCTTGTTGTTTTGACAGCCTTTATTTCTCCTTATAATGAAGACAGAGCCTATGTGAGAAGTAAGTTAAATGATGATTACATTGAAATATATGTCAAATGTTCTGTTGAGGAGTGTGAGCGCCGCGATCCCAAGGGACTGTATAAAAAAGCCAGGGCCGGAATTATAAAGAACTATACTGGTATTTCTGCGCCGTATGAAGTGCCAGATAACCCGGATTTGGTTATAGATACCGAGCATTGTGATCCTGAAAAGGCCGCGGTGCTGGTTCTAGAGTTTCTTAAAAGTAGAGATTTTTTGAGATTTAGGAATTAGGGGGGACCAGAGCCTAACACCTAATCCTTAATTTAGGAGTTGGGATGGGAGCCGAGGCATGAGGTCTTACTTGATTATTGACTTCAAAAAGTCTAATAACTTTGTCCGTTAAAAAAAGAAAAAATGCAACAGAAAAATCAAGGTAAAGGTGAGGTAATTTATACCCTAGATGTTCTCTACCAACTGCTAACGGTGGCCCTGGTTGGGGGCATATTTTTCAGGCTGTAAAAGACATTTACTTATTGAAATTACAAAATTAGTTTTTTTGCATACGCATCTTTATAAACGCATTGCTTTTATACTTGTTTTCCTGTCAACCTATAAATCTATTAGTCTCTTAACCTTTTGTCCCAATAAATGAGTAAAAAAATCACTCTTATCATTCCTGTTTACAACGAAGCGGATAATATTAATGCTTTTTACGAATCTACCTGTGCCGTGATTGAAGGGTTGGATAATTATACATGGGAGTTTTTGTTTGTTAATGACGGAAGTGAGGATAATAGCTGGCAGATAATTAAGCAATTAGCTGAGAGAGATTCAAGGGTTAAGGGAATATGTCTATCCAGAAACTTTGGGAAAGAAGTTGCCTTAACTGCCGGAGCTGAGTCAGTTAATGATGCGGATGCAGTTATCTTTATTGATGCTGATTTGCAGCATCCACCCCTCCTAATTCGTGATTTGGTGGCAAAGTGGGAGCAAGGGTTTCTTATCGTGGCTACGCAACGAAAAACTATTCAATATTCTGCCATACGTAGGCTTGGTGCCAAACTTTTCTATTATTTGTTAAATCGCTTTTCTAATATCAACATTGAACCTAATTCTACAGATTTCAGGTTATTAGACAGAAAAGTCCTGGATGTACTCAATACCTTTGAGGAACGGACCAGATTTTTCCGGGGCCTGATTGATTGGATGGGATTCAAGAAAACCTATGTTGTATTTTCGGCTCCGAATCGAAATAGTGGTCATTCTAATTTTAACTTTCGGAAGCTGTTTGATCTTGCAATTAATTCCTTTACAAGTTTTTCTCTTTTTCCACTTCGTATTGCAGGTTACCTGGGAGTTGCGATAATTTTGTTTACGATATTACTTTTAACTTACATGCTTATTTCCCATTTTTTCCTAGGGCAAGTATATACAATTCTTGCTTATTTTGTGGTATTGAATACATTTTTATTTGGTATAGTGCTTGCAGCAATAGGCCTAATTGCTCTTTATATAGGTCACATCCATACAGAAGTTGTCCGGCGTCCTCTTTATATTGTTCAAGAGCGTATAGGTCTGTAATATGAATCTTATATGCTATTTTCTAATATCCTGCCTTTGCGTTATATTATTCTAGAGTTTAAGTTCTATTGCTCAGAGTAAATATCTATACAAAGAATATATATCTAAGAGTATTTTATATACTGAATGGAAAAGTGAGATTTGGTATAGAATGAAAATTTTAATTTTTAATTGGCGTGATATTAAAAAACCCGGGGCTGGTGGGGCAGAAGTTTACACTCATGAGGTAGCAAAAAGATTAGTGCATAGAGGCCATTCAGTAACACTTTTTACTTCAATGTTTAAGAATGGTTTAAAAATGGAATATATTGATGGTGTTAAAATTATTAGAGCAGGAAGTAAATTTTCGGTATATTGGAAGGGAAAAGAATATTACAAAAAGTTTCTGGCTAAACAAAGGTTTGATGTAGTTATAGACGAAATTAATACAAGACCTTTTTTTGCGGTTGATTTCGTAAATAAAGGGGAAAAAACAGTTGCTTTAATTCATCAATTAGCAAGAGAGTTTTGGTTTTATGAAACGCCATCGCCTATAAATTTGATAGGTTACCATTTTTTAGAGAAAATTTGGTTAAAAAAATATAAGAATGTGCCAACTATTACAGTTTCCAATTCAACAAAGGAAGATTTAAAAAAATGGGGTTTTGAAAATATTTTCGTTGTACACAATGGTCTTAACGTACAGCCTCTGGATAAAATTCCCAAAAAAAGTGATAAACCTGTGGTGATCTTTGTTGGTCGTATGAAAAAAGCAAAGAAACCACAGGATGTGATTGAGGCATTTAAAATTGTAAGAAAAAAAATAAAAGAAGCTGAACTATGGATGGTCGGCGATGGATATATGAGAGCCAAATTAGAGGACAAAAATGTTCAAGGAGTGAAGTTTTGGGGATATGTAGACAAAAATACAAAAGACGAGTTAGTAAAAAAAGCATGGGTTATTGCAGTGCCTGGAGTTCGGGAAGGATGGGGACAGGTAGTTACAGATGCCAATGCATTGGGAACACCTGCTGTTGGATATGATATTCCTGGTTTAAGGGACTCTATAAAAAATGGATATAATGGCATATTGGTTAAACCTCATCTCCAGTTTTTTGCTGATGCTTTAATAAATGTTCTGGAAAATGTGTCTTTTAGAAAACAATTAAGCCAAAACGCTATTAAATGGGCAAAGCAGTTTAGCTGGGACAGGAGTGCAGATGAATTTGAGAGGCTGATTAAAATTACGATCTAGAAATACAATGAGCTTAAAGTGTTATAGTCTAACAAGAAGGAGAAGAATAGATAATGCCTTTAGTTTTTGTCTTAAATGGATATTTTAGGAGCGGAAGTACTCTTTTGTATAAAATTATAAAACTAAGCAATAAAGAAAAAGCTGTATTCTATGAGCCCTTACATAATGATCTTTTTTTTTACTTAGGTAATCATAAAATAGGTTTAGTTGATAGGGTACATAGTACATGCTTATGGGATGAATATTTATTACATGGAGAAAACTTCATTGACAAATTAAGAGAAGAGCATCCATGTATAAATCAAATCTTTCCCCTTAATTCAAAACAAGTTATAGATTATATTGATATCTTTCATGGTCTCCGAGCTCAAGTAGTCTTACAACCTAATAGAATGCATTTTGTATTGGAAAAAGTAGCAAACTATTACAGTATTCCTTGTGTTCATATAATTCGCAACCCACTAGACACATATCTAGACATAATTAATACTTACAGAAAAAAAAGAAGTAAAGCAATTGTTTTTATAGCTGATATTTTAAGAAAATTCAATTTACTTCCTTTAAAAAAAGCATTTGCTATGGATAAAGGATTAGAATTCATATTCAAGTATTTTGGCAAACCTTCTAAATGGGAAGATATCATTTTTAAAATGAGACATTGGAACGATACTTTTGGAATTTTTTTAGTGAATTGGACTATATGTAATTATATTGCAATAAAACAACTGGAAAAATGTAAGGGAAATTTAGTCATATATGAGCAGTTAGTAAACGATCCTTTGGGATCGTTTAGTTATCTAGAAAAAATTAGTGGTTTAAAATTTAAAAAAAATTTTGCTAATATGATTAGTAAGAAGTTTGTAGGTCAGTATAATCAATTTTTGATAAAAAAAATGGAAAAAAAAATTAAGGAATTTCAAATTGAACCTGAATGGAATTATGTGATAGAGTCTTCAGGTTATCGATTTTAGCATGGCAAAAATAATTTCTGTAACTCAATCGTGTGTACCTGGCGGAGTTTATAGGACAGCCTTGATTCATACTGCTTTTTTGAGAAAAAAGAAGCATAATTCCCTTTATTATTCTATTATTGGTCAACCTAATAAATATTGGAGCCTTTTTGATGAGTATGGTATTAGGCCTTTATATACATCTTGTTTTAGGTCAGAAAGCTGTACGCGGATAATGGGCGATATTGTCTTTAGCAAACACTTCGTAGAAGACGTGAAATCAAGTGATTTAATAATAGCACATAACAATCCAGGAGCTAGAGTTGCTTTAGAATTTAAAAAGAAATATAATATTCCATTTGTCTTTTACCTACATGATTCGTTGGTGTACCCTATATTTGGAAGCATTTATAATATATTGTTTAATTTTAAAAAATTAGCAAGGCGATATGAAGATAAATTTTTGCAATATTCAGATTTGGTGATAGTTAATAGTCAAATAACTTTAAAGAAAATTTTTCATAATCACTATCTAACTACTAATACCATCAACGATAAAATTAAGATCTTATATCCAACCTTAAACATACCTCTAGAAAAAAAAGAAATTGTTCAAGATAAGCAAGAATATCTACTTATTGTCGGCAGAATAGACCATGAAGCCTTTTATTATTTATATAATATAATTAAGCGCTTAAATTTTCCATTAATTATTGCTGGTTATGGTCATCCTCACAACAACAATTTTAAAAAAATTTTAAGGCTATACAAAAATTTAACAAATCACCAGAAAGTAAAATTTATTTTTTCGCCATCTGACGATGAATTGTTAAGTTTATACAAAAACGCATGTCTATTCGTGTATCCCGGCCATGAAAATTTTAACATGAGTGCGCTTGAGGCTATGTCTGCTGGATGTCCTATATTAGTAGCGGACACATCTGGAATTTTAGATATAGTGAGTAATGATTTAAGAGATAAAATAGCTTTACCCAAGAATGATATTCATTTATGGGTAGAAAGGATTAATAGAATTATTCAAAGTAAGGAATATATAGATTTAGGTAATGAGTGTTGGAAAGCAACGGCGAATTATAATTTAAATACACACTTAAAATGTTTTGAAGATCTTATAAACAAATTTATTTAAAGGAATAGCTGGTAAAATGAAAAAAAAGACTTTAAATGAATATAATGAAGATTATTATAGACATCAAGAAGCACAGTGGGTTTCCAAATTCCATATGATAAAGTATATTCAATTTTTAATAAAGCAAAAAAATATTAAGTGGCTAGATATAGGTTGTTCCAAAGGATATTTAGTTCAGGAACTTTTAGATAATAAAATTCAGTCTTATGGAATTGATATTTCGAGTTTAGCTTTTAAAGACATGAACTTTAATCTTCGTTCTAGAGTAACTGCAGGCTCTATCTCTTACATTCCATATAAAAACGAAGCATTCGATGTGATTTCGGTTTTTGATATAGTAGAGCATATCCATCCTAAAGAAACAGATGTGGCTTTTAAAGAGTTAAATAGGATTTTAAAAAAAGGTGGATATTTGATTCTAACTACACCAAATAGTGCACATATTGGGAATTGGATTTATGACTTGACACACATTAATGTAAGACCACTAGCTTATTGGGAGAAAGTCTTCAAACAAAATGGATTCGGATTAAAAAAAGAGTATGTGCCATCATTTTTAAAGTATCTTATTGCACATAAACACAAAGTTTGTGTCCCGATTTCAAATAAAATATGCTTCATTCTCGAAGAACCGTTACGATATATATTCGGTAAATTTTTTTCACGGCGTGGCAGATTATATTTTTTTGCAAAAAAAGTTCGTTAAAATGAATGACAGCAAGGCTAAGGTATTTTTTCTAGTTATTTTATTACTTTTTTCTCTTTTATTTTGGTGGAAGTTTGTATTTTCACCTTACATTCTGATCCATGGCGATTTTCGTTTTGCCTTTACCGTAAATGAGCACATATTTCACCATTTAAAAAATGCTTATCAGCTTCCTAAGGTTCCGTTTTTATTGCCTCTTTATTGCTTGAGTAAAATATGCGGCGATCTTCTTGCCGAAAAGTTATTTACTGTTCTAATACTTTATTTAAGTTTATTATGGGTATACTTTGCTCACAAGTATTTTCTCTCGAAAATTTTATTTAACGCTCAAAATTTACTTTTATCATTCTATTCTTTTTATGGTGCTATTATTTTTCTTTTTAATCCCTGGACAATAAATAAAGCACACCATCATTATTGGCTCGTTTTAGGGTTGGCTGCTTCATACCTCATGATAGCCAAATTAGATGAGGAATTGCATAGTACATTTTCTTTTAGGAGACTTATTTTTATGGGCATATTATTTTGTGCAATAGCATCCTCAATACAACCTTTAATAATTTACTTTACATTTTTATTCTTAATATATTTAGGATTAAAGTCAATTTGTTACGGAAAAAAATTTTTAATAAAAATTTTCACAAAAAAAAATATCTTAGTTTTTATTTTAATTGTTTTGTTAAATGCATTTTGGGTTGCACCATTTTCAATAATTATTCTTTTAGGTAGTGAAAGCCCAAGTTATCCTATTATACCGCAAAATGTCCACTTTCTTTCTCGAAGAGGGAGTATTCTCAACGTTTTCCAGCTTACTAATTCATATCCTTGGGCTGAAAAAAACTCAAGCATTTTGACTAATTATAGTCTAAATTTTATGAAATCCCTTGAGTTGTGGGAAGTAATACCATTATTTCTCATTGCTTTTATATTTTTATTTGTACTATTTTATGATGAAAAATATAAAAAAAAATTCTATTTCCTTTTTTTCAATTTAATATTCCTATCTTCAATTCTAATTTCTTGTGGAACAAAGGCACCATTTTTTGGGAAAATATACGAGTTGGCATTTTTAAATCTACCTTTGGGATGGGTTATACGAGATCCTTATAAGAATACAGGCCTCGTGGTTATTGCTTTAAGTATCCTTTATTTGCATGGAATGCATTTACTTTGTCAAAAAATAAAACTTGCTTCCAATATCTCTATATCGATTGTCTTAATTTGCTTTATGGTATTGCCTTTTTTCTGGGGGTGGCCAATTTTAACAGGAGATTTAAATGGTCATCTAAAATTTATAAAATATCCAAACGATCTTTCAAATATTATATCCTACTTACATCGATCATTGGATAATAATGGAGAAAAGATACTTTGGCTTACTAAAGAAAAATCTAAGTATTATTATCACAATTTGCCGGAGCTCTCATCTGCTAGTCTAAATGTAGTTCATTTAAGTAACGATGTTAGAAAATATATCTCATTTTTGATAGATACTAATAATATTAGCAATTTTGAAACTATTATAAATATATTAGGGGTTAACTATATTATTTTGCGGAAGGATTTTGATTCTTCTCATAAAAAGTTAAATTCATCATCATGGGATGATGGAAGGAAAGCCGAAAGATTATTGTCTAAAATTTTTGTACCTATTTATAAATCCCACGATTTTATCATTTTTAAAAACCAAGCTTATGTACAAGTTTTTGATGTCAATGGATTTAACCTATTATCTTTTAACCTTTCTCATTTTTTAATAGATTTAATCCATAAGGCTAGTGAAACTCAGGTAAAAATAATGAATTGTAAAAAAATTGATTCAAAATATTGGGAGTTACAAATCAAATCAAAGAAATCATTCCTTCTTAGTTTTACTGAGCCATACGACAATTTTTGGCAGGCACAAATTTATAAAGATGGAAAAGTAATT
Encoded proteins:
- a CDS encoding transposase, with the translated sequence MARPLRYFIPGNVWHITHRCHNRDFLLRYAFFRRYWVKWLFEGANRYEVAVLNFMVTSNHIHLLLLAPESMDGIPHLMQLVAGRTGQEYNKRKHRKGAFWEKRYHATAVQRDEHLVRCLLYMDLNMCRAKVVNHPGEWKDCGYHEIVKPKQRYKIISRKDLAELLNIGEEILSDQYKLWIDEALRKGSLVRDDIWTTQPAVGNEAYVNEIKSKLGYFVKGLSAKETRECVLKEEPAEYGKECFKEDNTLEWDIFPEL
- the cysC gene encoding adenylyl-sulfate kinase; the protein is MKNNSTSNIQHSTLNIVWHNGYVKRADRNRLNKHKSGLIWFTGLSASGKSTIAHLVEKKLHEQGIRTYVLDGDNVRHGLNVDLGFSREDRKENLRRIVEVCKLMVDAGLVVLTAFISPYNEDRAYVRSKLNDDYIEIYVKCSVEECERRDPKGLYKKARAGIIKNYTGISAPYEVPDNPDLVIDTEHCDPEKAAVLVLEFLKSRDFLRFRN
- a CDS encoding glycosyltransferase family 2 protein — protein: MSKKITLIIPVYNEADNINAFYESTCAVIEGLDNYTWEFLFVNDGSEDNSWQIIKQLAERDSRVKGICLSRNFGKEVALTAGAESVNDADAVIFIDADLQHPPLLIRDLVAKWEQGFLIVATQRKTIQYSAIRRLGAKLFYYLLNRFSNINIEPNSTDFRLLDRKVLDVLNTFEERTRFFRGLIDWMGFKKTYVVFSAPNRNSGHSNFNFRKLFDLAINSFTSFSLFPLRIAGYLGVAIILFTILLLTYMLISHFFLGQVYTILAYFVVLNTFLFGIVLAAIGLIALYIGHIHTEVVRRPLYIVQERIGL
- a CDS encoding glycosyltransferase family 4 protein, with protein sequence MKILIFNWRDIKKPGAGGAEVYTHEVAKRLVHRGHSVTLFTSMFKNGLKMEYIDGVKIIRAGSKFSVYWKGKEYYKKFLAKQRFDVVIDEINTRPFFAVDFVNKGEKTVALIHQLAREFWFYETPSPINLIGYHFLEKIWLKKYKNVPTITVSNSTKEDLKKWGFENIFVVHNGLNVQPLDKIPKKSDKPVVIFVGRMKKAKKPQDVIEAFKIVRKKIKEAELWMVGDGYMRAKLEDKNVQGVKFWGYVDKNTKDELVKKAWVIAVPGVREGWGQVVTDANALGTPAVGYDIPGLRDSIKNGYNGILVKPHLQFFADALINVLENVSFRKQLSQNAIKWAKQFSWDRSADEFERLIKITI
- a CDS encoding glycosyltransferase family 4 protein, with amino-acid sequence MAKIISVTQSCVPGGVYRTALIHTAFLRKKKHNSLYYSIIGQPNKYWSLFDEYGIRPLYTSCFRSESCTRIMGDIVFSKHFVEDVKSSDLIIAHNNPGARVALEFKKKYNIPFVFYLHDSLVYPIFGSIYNILFNFKKLARRYEDKFLQYSDLVIVNSQITLKKIFHNHYLTTNTINDKIKILYPTLNIPLEKKEIVQDKQEYLLIVGRIDHEAFYYLYNIIKRLNFPLIIAGYGHPHNNNFKKILRLYKNLTNHQKVKFIFSPSDDELLSLYKNACLFVYPGHENFNMSALEAMSAGCPILVADTSGILDIVSNDLRDKIALPKNDIHLWVERINRIIQSKEYIDLGNECWKATANYNLNTHLKCFEDLINKFI
- a CDS encoding class I SAM-dependent methyltransferase, with protein sequence MKKKTLNEYNEDYYRHQEAQWVSKFHMIKYIQFLIKQKNIKWLDIGCSKGYLVQELLDNKIQSYGIDISSLAFKDMNFNLRSRVTAGSISYIPYKNEAFDVISVFDIVEHIHPKETDVAFKELNRILKKGGYLILTTPNSAHIGNWIYDLTHINVRPLAYWEKVFKQNGFGLKKEYVPSFLKYLIAHKHKVCVPISNKICFILEEPLRYIFGKFFSRRGRLYFFAKKVR